The window GTCTCGTCGTACATGTCGAGCATGGCCGCGAAGCCCAGATCCTGGCGCACGCGCACCTCGCCCAGCTCCTGCAGTAGCTCCACGAACCACGTACGCACCGGCCGCTCGGCCGTGAGCCTCCCCACGAAGGCCATGCCGGGCCGCCGCCCTTTCCACGGCGCACGCCGACGCACCTCGCCATGCCAGGGCAGCCAGAGGGTGCTGGTCACGCCGTGCCGCGCGAACCAAGGCAGCCAGTGCTTCTGGGTCGAGCAGAAAAGGTCGAAGAGCCGGGCGTAATACTGATGCCAGAAACTGTTCAGATGGGTGTCGATGGACCAGAAGATCTTGGGGCAACCGAGGGAGGGCAGGTCGGCGATGAGGGTGCGGGGGCCGAGGGTTTCCTGCTGGATGAACAGGTCGGGGACGAAATCCCCCAGCAGCGGGGCGATATGGACCACCCCTGCGGGCGGGCGCAGGTCCAGCACCGTATGCCCCAGTTCGGACAGGGCCCGGCCGAGCCCCAGATGGACACAGGCGATGTTCATGCCCGGCGTTGGCCCTCCCCGCTCTGCGCGAAAAGCGCGGCAAAAGCCTCAGTCCCGCGCAGTTTCGGCCACTCCATGGCCGCGGCGCAGCGACCCTGGTCGAGAATGAGGCCGTGGGTCAGGAGGTCGTCCATGAATTCCGGGGAATGGGTGGCCAGGACGAGGGTCCTGCCCCGGGAGGCCCAGTCGGAAAGCAGCTCGACCATGCGGGACTGCCAGGATGCGTCGAGGCCGGAAAACGGTTCGTCCAGGACCAGCAGTTCCGGCGCGTGGACCACGGCCCTGGCCAGCATGACCTGGCGGGCCTGCCCGAAGGACAGGGACGCCAGAGGGCGGTCCAGCCAGTCTTCCATGCCCCAGGCGCCGGCCAGGTCCTCGGCCATGGCGACCTGGACCGGCCCGAGGCCGCGGTGCACGCCCAGGCCGTCGCACAACCCCGAGAGGAGCACGTCCCGGCAGGTGGCCCCAGGCTCCATCCGTTCTCCCAGCCACGGCGCGAGGATGCCGATGCGGCCGCGGATCTCGGCCATGCGGATAAGGCCGGTCCGGCCGAACCACGAGGCCTCGCCGCCGGGCCAGGCCCGGCGGTAGCCCGTGACGAGCTGCAGCAGCGTGGACTTGCCGCTGCCGTTGTGGCCGAGCACACCCCAGCACTGGCCCGAACGCACGGTCCAGGTCAGGTTGTCCACGGCCGCGCGGCCGTCCATGACCACGGAACAGGCGCGCAGTTCGACGATGTTCTCCGGCCGCGTCTCGCCGGCCTGCCGCTCGGGCAGATCCAGGACGCCCGGCCGCACCCGCGAGGGTCTGTCCACCAAGCGGCCGTGCTCGATGAAGATCCGCCCGCGCACGGCCTCGGGCACGGGCAGCAGTCCGTGCCCGCTGACCAGCAGGCGCGTGCGCCCCGTGTCCGCGATGCGGTTCAGGGCGTCAAGCAGGCGCAGCTGGCCTTGGCGGTCCAGGCCCTGGGTCAGCTCGTCCACGGCCAGGAGCAGCGGTTCGGCGATGAGGGCCCGCGCCAGCAGGGCGCGCTTGGCCTGTCCGGTGGACACGGCCCGCATGGGCCTGTCGAGGACAGGCCCAAGGCCCATCTCGAAGCCCAGGGACCTGGCCTGGGCCTGCTCGGCCTCCGAGGCCTCGTGGTAGAGAAAGGGGGTATTGCGCAACCCGGCGCAGATGACTTCCCAGATGGGCACGCGCAGGTCGTGGCGCTGGTACCAGTCGGCCATGTCCGGCGTGACCAGGCGCACATGAGGGCGGACGGCGATGGGCGAGTCCGAGTCCTCGCCGAAGAGACGGTAGACGCGTCGGCCGCCGCTGCGCTGCGACGGCCAGAGTTCGCCGGTCAGCAGACGCAGGAGCGTGGTCTTGCCTGCTCCGTTGTCGCCGACCACGGCAAAGTGTTCCCGTCCGGCGACATGCAGGGTCAGTTCGTGCAGGATGCGGGCGGTGCCCAGGTCCACGTCGACCCGGTCGAGATGTATCTCAAGACTGTCCATGCTCCCTCGGAGTGCGGAAAAGGCGGCCGAACGGAATCGTCCGGCTGGACAGTCCTACCGTTGCAGCAACTCCATGTCGATAGTCAGGTCTATGGTCTCGCCCATGACGCCCATCTGCGTCCACTTGGCTTCGCCGACATGGAAGTCCAGCCGGTTGATGGAGAACTGGGCGTGCAACCCAAGCACCTTGGTGTCCGGAAAATTGTCCTTGAACGGGTGTGCGGCGACGCCGAGCACCTTCACGGGTACGCGTATTTCCGCCGTCACGTCCTTGATGGTCAGGTCGCCGGTCACGTACAGGACATTCCCCTCGCCCTTGGAGACGCTCTTGGAAGCGAAAATGATGCGCGGCGACTTCTCCACGTCCAGAAAATCGGGGCCGCGCAGATGCTCGTCGCGGGCCGGGACGCCGGTGTGCACGCTGGCGCTGTCGATCAGGATATAGAACTGGGACTTTTCCGGCGCGGCCGGAGCGTATTCCACCTCGCCCGAAAACCTGGCGAATACGCCGGGCACAAACCCGACGATATGCCGGATGCGAAAGCCCACGGTCGAATGCTCGCCGTCGATCTCCCACGAATCGGCATCCGGCACCCCGCCCAGGGCCGAACCCGCGCCCAAAACGCAGGTCAGGAAAAGAACGCCTATGCTCAGAAATGATCTCATTGTTTCCTCCGCTGTTTTCTCGCTCCGCACCCGATGAACGGGCTGCAAGGGCCGTCCCGCAAGGATTCACGGCCACCTGCCCCCCGGCAGGCTTGCCGGGAGGAGCGCGTCAGACAAGCCCCCTTATCAGGGACCCGGCTGTTTCGCCATACTTGCGCGTATGACGATTTTTCCTGTTGACAGCCCGGGTGGTTTATATCAAAAGGCGGCTTCGCGTCGTGGGGCTGTAGCTCAGCTGGGAGAGCGCTTGAATGGCATTCAAGAGGTCGTCAGTTCGATCCTGATCAGCTCCACCACTTACAAAACGCACATCAAATTCCACTTGAATGCCGCTGGAAAGCCGTCCGAAAGGGCGGCTTTCTTGTTTTTCGGCGCCATCCGCCTCAATCCGAGACTCATCCTCCCGCTGCAGCTTGCGCGTCTCCGCGAATCGGGACATGTGAAGAAACCGCCGGGTTTTAGCCGCCCACGCTTCCCCGCCCCCGTCAAAGGAAACAAGGAGCCGCAGATGAGCGCACAAGGCCGCGCAGGAATCCTGATCGTCGACGACACTCCCTTCAACATCGAACTGCTGGAAGGTTTCCTCTGCCAGGCCTACAACGTGGACACGGCCACATGCGGTGAAAAGGCCCTGGATATCGTCGGCACATCCCCGCCCGATCTGGTCATCCTCGACATCGTCATGCCCGGCATGGACGGCTTCGAGGTCTGCCGCAGGCTCAAGGCCGACGAGCGCACCGCCGACATCCCGGTCATCTTCATCACCGCCCTCGACGACGTCGCGGCCGAGGCCAGAGGCCTTGAACTCGGCGCCATCGACTTCATCACCAAGCCATTCAACCCCGCCGTGGTCCGGGCGCGGGTCGCCAACCACATCGCCCTGCGCGAGGCCGCCCGCCTTCGGGAGGACGTGGAGCGCATCATGCGCCACGACCTCAAATCACCCCTGACCACGGTTCTGAGCCTGCCGCAGCTCATGCTCATGGACGGCAACCTGACCCCGCCCCAGCGGGACATGCTGCAACGCATCGAAGACGCGGGCTACACGCTTCTGGCCATGACCAACCTGTCCACCACCCTCTTCAGGATGGAACGGGACGTCTATGAACTGCGGCCAGAAAAAATGGACCTGGCCGCCGTGGCGCGCAAGGTTCTGACAGGCTTCGCGGAAACGGCCGAGATGCGGGGCATCGGGCTGCGGCTCCTCGTCGACGGCCGGGATGACGGCCCGTCCATCCCCTGGATGGGCGAGGAACTGCTCTGCCACTCCATGCTCGCCAACCTCGTGGGCAACGCCCTGGACGCATCCCCCCGGCGGGAGGACGTTCTGGTATCCCTCGGGGCTCGGCCGGAGGGCGGGGTGCGCATCGACATCGTCAACAGGGGCGACGTCGCGCCGGAACTGCAGGGAAGATTCTTCGAGAAGTACGCCACCGCCGGCAAGGCCCGCGGGACGGGCCTGGGCACATACTCCGCCCGGCTCATAGCCAGGGCCCACGGCGGGGATATCGAGATGAAGTGCGGGGCCGGCACGGTCGAGGTCAGCGTTTTCCTGCCGGCGTGACGGGAGGCTTCAGGAACGCGCCCTGCGGCGGGCGAAGACCTCGCGCAGCTTGCGTTCGAGGATCTCGGGGGTGAAGGGTTTGACGATGTAGTTGTCCACGCCGCTCTTGACCGCCTCGACGACGCTCTCCTGCTCCGCCTCGCCGGTGATGGCCAGCACGGCGACGTCAGTGAACCGGCCGCCGGGGCAGCGGATGAGCTTGAGCAGTTCGAGCCCCGTCATCCGGGGCATGCTCCAGTCGAGGAGCAGGAGTTCGTAGCTGTTCTCCTGCATCATCTCCCAGGCCATCTGCCCGTCCTCGGCATAGGCGAGGTTGGTGAATCCGAACCTGCGCATGACGTCGCCGATGGTCCTGCGCATGGTGGAATAGTCGTCAACGATGAGAACCGGGATATCGGTGTTCATGCTCTGCACTCCGCGGGTTGCGCCACGTCGGATTCCGGATCCCCGCGCCGCTGGATGGTCGGGGACATGCTCATGCAATGGGCGCCATCTGTCATTATTTCCATGAGTTCTCGCAAAATGCAACGCCCGGCCACCCATGTGTTCCCCGCCTTCGCCTCCTGCCGACACGTTCCTCACTCCGACCACAAACCCCGCAACAGCGCGATCTCGCGTGCGTACCCCGGCAGTTCGTTGGGCGTTTCCAGATAGAACGGCAGCCCACGAAGACGTGGATGGTTGACGATGCGCCCGAAGGCCTTCAGTCCGATATGGCCTTCCCCGATGCAGGCGTGACGGTCCTTGCGGGCACCCCGGGGATTCAGGCTGTCGTTCAGGTG is drawn from Desulfomicrobium escambiense DSM 10707 and contains these coding sequences:
- a CDS encoding ATP-binding cassette domain-containing protein, with amino-acid sequence MDSLEIHLDRVDVDLGTARILHELTLHVAGREHFAVVGDNGAGKTTLLRLLTGELWPSQRSGGRRVYRLFGEDSDSPIAVRPHVRLVTPDMADWYQRHDLRVPIWEVICAGLRNTPFLYHEASEAEQAQARSLGFEMGLGPVLDRPMRAVSTGQAKRALLARALIAEPLLLAVDELTQGLDRQGQLRLLDALNRIADTGRTRLLVSGHGLLPVPEAVRGRIFIEHGRLVDRPSRVRPGVLDLPERQAGETRPENIVELRACSVVMDGRAAVDNLTWTVRSGQCWGVLGHNGSGKSTLLQLVTGYRRAWPGGEASWFGRTGLIRMAEIRGRIGILAPWLGERMEPGATCRDVLLSGLCDGLGVHRGLGPVQVAMAEDLAGAWGMEDWLDRPLASLSFGQARQVMLARAVVHAPELLVLDEPFSGLDASWQSRMVELLSDWASRGRTLVLATHSPEFMDDLLTHGLILDQGRCAAAMEWPKLRGTEAFAALFAQSGEGQRRA
- a CDS encoding YceI family protein, with translation MRSFLSIGVLFLTCVLGAGSALGGVPDADSWEIDGEHSTVGFRIRHIVGFVPGVFARFSGEVEYAPAAPEKSQFYILIDSASVHTGVPARDEHLRGPDFLDVEKSPRIIFASKSVSKGEGNVLYVTGDLTIKDVTAEIRVPVKVLGVAAHPFKDNFPDTKVLGLHAQFSINRLDFHVGEAKWTQMGVMGETIDLTIDMELLQR
- a CDS encoding ATP-binding response regulator — translated: MSAQGRAGILIVDDTPFNIELLEGFLCQAYNVDTATCGEKALDIVGTSPPDLVILDIVMPGMDGFEVCRRLKADERTADIPVIFITALDDVAAEARGLELGAIDFITKPFNPAVVRARVANHIALREAARLREDVERIMRHDLKSPLTTVLSLPQLMLMDGNLTPPQRDMLQRIEDAGYTLLAMTNLSTTLFRMERDVYELRPEKMDLAAVARKVLTGFAETAEMRGIGLRLLVDGRDDGPSIPWMGEELLCHSMLANLVGNALDASPRREDVLVSLGARPEGGVRIDIVNRGDVAPELQGRFFEKYATAGKARGTGLGTYSARLIARAHGGDIEMKCGAGTVEVSVFLPA
- a CDS encoding response regulator, which codes for MNTDIPVLIVDDYSTMRRTIGDVMRRFGFTNLAYAEDGQMAWEMMQENSYELLLLDWSMPRMTGLELLKLIRCPGGRFTDVAVLAITGEAEQESVVEAVKSGVDNYIVKPFTPEILERKLREVFARRRARS